A window of the Brassica napus cultivar Da-Ae chromosome C5, Da-Ae, whole genome shotgun sequence genome harbors these coding sequences:
- the LOC106418614 gene encoding homeobox-leucine zipper protein HDG11 encodes MISRGTNLAENWVWLQDKPSFVPEQKNRRTQLKAQHERADNNALKAENDKIRCENKAIREALKHAICLNCGGPPVSEDPYFDEHKLRIENAHFRDELKRMSTVAPNYMGRPISSHLSTLHPMHISPLDLSMAGASLDFDLLPGSYMHYQPNNLATISDMDKPLMNDIALTAMEELLRLF; translated from the exons ATGATAAGCAGAGGAACCAACTTAGCAGAGAATTGGGTTTGGCTCCAAGACAAACCAAGTTTTGTTCCAGAACAGAAGAACAGAAGAACTCAGCTTAAG GCGCAACATGAGAGAGCAGATAACAATGCACTAAAGGCAGAGAACGACAAGATTCGATGTGAGAACAAAGCCATTAGAGAAGCACTCAAGCATGCTATATGCCTTAACTGTGGAGGTCCTCCCGTTAGTGAAGATCCTTACTTCGATGAGCATAAGCTCCGGATCGAAAATGCACATTTTAGAGACGAG CTTAAAAGAATGTCAACGGTTGCACCAAATTACATGGGAAGACCAATCTCCTCCCACCTCTCAACGCTACACCCAATGCACATCTCACCGTTGGATCTGTCCATGGCTGGTGCTTCACTGGATTTTGATCTTCTTCCAGGGAGTTATATGCATTATCAGCCTAATAACTTGGCTACTATATCAGACATGGACAAGCCTCTTATGAACGACATTGCTTTGACTGCGATGGAAGAATTGCTTAGGCTTTTTTAA